A genomic region of Thunnus albacares chromosome 4, fThuAlb1.1, whole genome shotgun sequence contains the following coding sequences:
- the LOC122980776 gene encoding zinc finger and BTB domain-containing protein 49-like, with protein sequence MANKLQQLRVFVNERLTAAAEEIFSAVERTILEYRNDIYLSKEDVKHSGLLLLAEGLNRQVQVEVFTAVSQEVSVSEAEASTQPTHSADAFPEPQEHRASRDQEKLQDLSQRDAVACFKYEQSMQPSSCCQTQTETSREEELLPITSAEWLKTEEEEDGYGGSETANFWQPLSSDSMDENDTSDAQSTQRGGSNSCSKTVKSKKRTKQRLNSPSLSTKQRNNQRTWSCKLCGESFHSRSSLMMHVKSHANNTATLCPPKHAALADNGIEALETHRENNLCYICGKTFTTRTHLKRHLLVHTGQKPHCCKVCGKRFARGECLRIHMRIHTVEKPYTCEVCGKGFRQRGNMICHIRTHTGEKPHRCVICSRPFAYKKDMLRHMQVHAKKT encoded by the exons ATGGCAAATAAGTTACAGCAGCTGAGAGTGTTTGTTAACGAGCGACTGACAGCTGCGGCGGAGGAAATCTTCAGTGCTGTGGAAAGGACCATTTTAGAGTATCGAAATGACATTTATCTGTCCAAGGAGGATGTGAAACACAGCGGGCTGCTGCTACTAGCTGAAGGTTTGAACCGGCAGGTGCAGGTGGAGGTGTTCACTGCAG TCTCCCAGGAGGTCAGCGTGTCTGAAGCAGAGGCCTCCACCCAGCCAACACACAGTGCAGATGCATTTCCAGAGCCTCAGGAACACCGGGCCAGCCGGGACCAAGAGAAACTGCAGGACCTGTCACAACGTGATGCTGTTGCTTGTTTTAAGTATGAACAGAGCATGCAGCCGTCCTCTTGCTGTCAAACCCAAACTGAGaccagcagagaagaagagctTCTTCCCATCACTTCAGCTGAGTGGttgaaaacagaggaggaagaagatggcTATGGAGGATCAGAAACAGCCAATTTCTGGCAGCCGCTCTCCTCAGATAGCATGGATGAAAATGATACCAGTGATGCTCAAagtacacagagaggaggatCTAACTCATGTTCGAAGACAGTGAAGTCaaagaaaaggacaaaacaaagacTAAACAGTCCTAGCTTGAGCACAAAGCAAAGGAACAATCAGAGAACTTGGTCTTGTAAGCTGTGTGGAGAATCCTTCCATAGCAGGAGTTCATTAATGATGCATGTCAAATCACATGCAAACAATACAGCCACTCTCTGTCCTCCAAAACATGCTGCATTAGCAGACAATGGGATTGAAGCCttggaaacacacagagagaacaaTCTTTGTTACATCTGTGGCAAAACATTCACCAcaagaacacatttaaaaaggcaCCTGCTGGTTCACACAGGTCAGAAACCACACTGTTGTAAAGTATGTGGCAAAAGATTTGCACGAGGTGAGTGCCTGAGAATACACATGAGGATCCACACAGTGGAGAAGCCATACACATGTGAAGTGTGTGGGAAAGGGTTCAGGCAGAGGGGCAACATGATCTGTCACATCAGAACTCACACAGGGGAGAAACCCCATCGCTGTGTCATCTGCTCCAGACCATTTGCATATAAGAAGGACATGTTGAGACACATGCAAGTTCACGCAAAGAAGACGTGA